The following DNA comes from Cedecea neteri.
GGCGCACGATTATCGCCAGCTGTATCAGCATATGGCAAAAAGCTCCAGCAGCCTGCTGCCAGAGATGACAGCGGAAGCCAATCCGTTCCGTAACCGCCTTGCCGAATCTGAAGCCGGGAACGATCAGGCGCCGGTTCAGATGCCGCGTGATTATTCAGACGGTGCTTCCGGCCTGCTTCGCGCCGGTGCAAAACGCGATTAATCCCTGTTTTAGCTTTTCCGGGGCACAGTTCAGGTGCCCCATCCTTTCCTGACCCAGCTATCATTTAATTGTCTTGTGCTTTCTTATTACGCCATTGTGAGTCGATTGATATTTCAATAACATCCATTGCGTGAGTGGGCATTCCTTTTTCCAGGTGACGAGAGCCAGCATCCAATGAAGAAACAAACACGGCTGTTGAGTGCATTAGCGTTAAGCGTCGGCCTGACGCTCGGCGTATCCCCTCTGGCAAGCGCGTCACTGCCTTCCCAGGTTCCAGGCCAGCCGGCTTTGCCAAGCCTTGCGCCGATGCTGGAAAAAGTCTTGCCGGCGGTCGTCAGCGTGCAGGTTGAAGGCACCGCCTCGGCTTCCAGCCAGAAAGTGCCGGAAGAGTTCAAAAAGTTCTACGGCGATGATGCCCCCTCCGACGCGCCGCAGCAGTTTGAAGGTTTAGGCTCCGGCGTCATCATCAACGCCGCGAAAGGCTATGTCCTGACCAACAATCATGTGATTAATCAGGCACAGAAAATCAGCGTGCAGCTGAATGACGGGCGTGAATTTGATGCCAAACTGATTGGCGGAGACGATCAAAGCGACATCGCACTGCTTCAGTTGCAAAACGCGACCGGGCTTACCGAAATCAAAGTGGCCGACTCTGACAAGCTTAAAGTAGGTGATTTTGCGGTTGCGGTGGGTAACCCCTTTGGCCTCGGTCAAACAGCGACCTCCGGCATCGTTTCCGCACTGGGCCGCAGCGGCCTGAACCTTGAAGGCCTGGAGAACTTTATTCAGACCGATGCTTCAATCAACCGCGGCAACTCCGGCGGCGCGCTGCTCAACCTGAACGGCGAGCTGATCGGCATCAACACAGCGATTCTTGCTCCCGCCGGCGGCAGCGTAGGGATTGGTTTTGCTATCCCGAGCAATATGGCCCAAACCCTCGCCAAACAGCTGATGGAATTTGGTGAAATCAAGCGTGGGCTATTGGGTATTAAAGGCATGGAGATGAACGCCGACATCGCCAAAGCGTTTAACCTTTCCACCCAGCGCGGCGCCTTTGTCAGTGAGGTCCTGCCTCAGTCAGGCTCGGCAAAAGCGGGCGTTAAAGCCGGGGATATCATCACCAGCCTGAACGGTAACCCGCTGAGCAGTTTCGCCGAGCTACGAGCGAAAATCGCCACAACCGAGCCAGGCACCGTGGTGAAACTGGGCTTGCTGCGCGACGGTAAACCACTGGAAGTCAGCGTGACGCTGGACAAGAGCACCGCCTCTTCCGCCAGCGCGGAAATGATCCTGCCAGCGCTGCAGGGTGCCACGCTAAGCGATGGGCAACTGAAGGACGGCGGCAAAGGTATTCGTCTGGATAACGTGGATAAAGGCACGCCTGCGGCTCAGGTCGGCCTGCACAAAGACGATATTATCGTCGGCATTAACCGCGAGCGAATTCATACCATCGCCGAAATGCGCAAAGTGCTGGAAACCAAGCCTGCGGTTATCGCGCTGCATGTTGTTCGCGGTGAACAGAGCCTCTATTTGCTGTTGCGTTAACGGAAGCAGAGAAACGGACATCGTCTGTACGATGTCCGTTCAACTCATGCTATTCTGCGGTCGATTTCTCACTCATTAACTCAAACTCATGTTTCTAAAGATCTTACGTTCGATTGTCATTGGGCTAATTGTTGCGGGGCTTCTGCTGCTCGCGATGCCGTCGTTGCGCAAAGCCGTTGGCCCACTTGCGCCTGCGCAATATGACAGCACAGACGAAACGCCGATGAGCTTTAATCCGGCGGTGCGCCGCGCTGCCCCGGCGGTAGTGAATGTGTACAACCGCAGCGTAGGCAATAACGGCCAAAACCAGCTTCAAATCAAGACGCTCGGCTCCGGCGTTATCATGGACGGACGTGGCTACATCATCACCAACAAGCACGTGATCAACGATGCCGAGCAGATCATCGTCGCGCTCCAGGACGGGCGGGTGTTTGAAGCCCTGCTTATTGGCTCCGATAGCCTGACCGACCTCGCAGTATTGAAAATCAACGCCACTAACCTGCCGATCATTCCTATTAACGGCAAGCGCCAGCCCCATATTGGCGACGTGGTCATGGCCATCGGTAACCCTTACAACCTGGGGCAGACGGTCACGCAGGGCATTATCAGCGCGACCGGGCGCATCGGCCTGAGCCCTTCGGGCCGACAGTCGTTCCTGCAAACTGACGCTTCGATTAACCGTGGCAACTCCGGCGGGGCGCTGGTGAACTCACTCGGGGAACTGATGGGCATCAACACCCTGTCGTTTGACAAGAGTAATGACGGCGAAACGCCGGAAGGGATTGGTTTTGCGATACCGACCCAGTTGGCGACCAAGATAATGGATAAGCTCATCCGCGATGGGCGGGTTATTCGTGGCTACATCGGCATTGGCGGCAGAGAAATCACTCCGCTACATGGCCCCTCCACCGGCATCGATCAGCTGCAAGGCATCATCGTTAATGCTGTATCCCCGGACGGCCCGGCCGCTCAGGCAGGTATTCAGGTTAACGACGTGATTATCTCGGTGAACCACAAACCAGCCATCTCGGCGCTGGAAACCATGGACCAGGTGGCAGAAATTCGCCCGGGCTCGGTGATTCCGGTCGAAGTCATGCGTGAAGATAAGAAACTCACGCTGCAGGTCACCGTGCAGGAATATCCCGCCGGAAGCTAAACGGCAGACATAAAAAAACCGGAACCTGAGTTCCGGTTTTTTTTTATCCAGGCGTCGATTACTTAACGAATTCTTCGCCCAACTGGATATCTTTCTTCAGGGTATCCAGCATGCCTTCCATCGCGTTTTTCTCGAACGCGCTGAGGGTGCCGATAGCTTTACGCTCAACG
Coding sequences within:
- the degQ gene encoding serine endoprotease DegQ, with translation MKKQTRLLSALALSVGLTLGVSPLASASLPSQVPGQPALPSLAPMLEKVLPAVVSVQVEGTASASSQKVPEEFKKFYGDDAPSDAPQQFEGLGSGVIINAAKGYVLTNNHVINQAQKISVQLNDGREFDAKLIGGDDQSDIALLQLQNATGLTEIKVADSDKLKVGDFAVAVGNPFGLGQTATSGIVSALGRSGLNLEGLENFIQTDASINRGNSGGALLNLNGELIGINTAILAPAGGSVGIGFAIPSNMAQTLAKQLMEFGEIKRGLLGIKGMEMNADIAKAFNLSTQRGAFVSEVLPQSGSAKAGVKAGDIITSLNGNPLSSFAELRAKIATTEPGTVVKLGLLRDGKPLEVSVTLDKSTASSASAEMILPALQGATLSDGQLKDGGKGIRLDNVDKGTPAAQVGLHKDDIIVGINRERIHTIAEMRKVLETKPAVIALHVVRGEQSLYLLLR
- the zapG gene encoding Z-ring associated protein ZapG, with the translated sequence MTWEYALIGLVVGLIIGAVAMRFGNRKLRQQQALQYELEKNKAELEEYREELVSHFARSAELLDNMAHDYRQLYQHMAKSSSSLLPEMTAEANPFRNRLAESEAGNDQAPVQMPRDYSDGASGLLRAGAKRD
- the degS gene encoding outer membrane-stress sensor serine endopeptidase DegS; protein product: MFLKILRSIVIGLIVAGLLLLAMPSLRKAVGPLAPAQYDSTDETPMSFNPAVRRAAPAVVNVYNRSVGNNGQNQLQIKTLGSGVIMDGRGYIITNKHVINDAEQIIVALQDGRVFEALLIGSDSLTDLAVLKINATNLPIIPINGKRQPHIGDVVMAIGNPYNLGQTVTQGIISATGRIGLSPSGRQSFLQTDASINRGNSGGALVNSLGELMGINTLSFDKSNDGETPEGIGFAIPTQLATKIMDKLIRDGRVIRGYIGIGGREITPLHGPSTGIDQLQGIIVNAVSPDGPAAQAGIQVNDVIISVNHKPAISALETMDQVAEIRPGSVIPVEVMREDKKLTLQVTVQEYPAGS